A single Uloborus diversus isolate 005 chromosome 7, Udiv.v.3.1, whole genome shotgun sequence DNA region contains:
- the LOC129225660 gene encoding H/ACA ribonucleoprotein complex subunit DKC1-like (The sequence of the model RefSeq protein was modified relative to this genomic sequence to represent the inferred CDS: added 25 bases not found in genome assembly), which translates to MEVLGMDQDVPIPKSSEKKKKKKRSLGDVQMEETFFVAPSEKPPTLNCKDWPLLLKNIDSLNIRTSHYTPLACGSSPLQREIREYMKSGFINLDKPSNPSSHEVVAWLKRMLRVEKTGHSGTLDPKVTGCLTVCIERATRLVKSQQSAGKEYVCIFKLHNSVPDQSHVLKALELQTGALFQRPPLISAVKRQLRVRTIYEVKLLEYDNEKNLGIFWVSCEAGTYVRTMCVHLGLTLGVGGQMAELRRVRTGIQHETENLYTMHDVLDAMWVYDNFNDESYLRRVIQPLEALLTTHKRIVMKDSAVNAICYGAKIMLPGVLRYEDGIELNQEIVAITVKGEAIALAIALMTTSTIASCDHGIVAKIKRVVMEKDTYPRKWGLGPTATLKKKMVQQGLLDKYGNPNENTPADWAMKQKEVKVEPASPMISRIKEENSASPLQQEVTKKRAASESSDSSADEAVPEAPKSPEKKKHKEKRHKHSSEDSQHSEKKKKKKKKKSSSLEE; encoded by the exons ATGTACCTATACCTAAATcaagtgaaaagaaaaagaagaaaaagcgaTCTTTAGGG GATGTTCAGATGGAAGAGACATTCTTCGTTGCCCCATCAGAAAAACCACCAACGTTAAATTGCAAAGACTGGCCTCTCCTTCTCaaa AACATAGACAGTTTAAATATAAGGACATCACACTACACTCCTTTGGCATGCGGTAGCTCTCCTCTACAGAGAGAAATAAGGGAGTATATGAAATCTGGATTTATCAATCTGGACAAGCCATCTAACCCTTCATCACATGAAGTTGTTGCATGGCTGAAAAGAATGCTGCGGGTGGAGAAGACTGGACACAGTGGAACTTTGGATCCTAAAGTGACAGGATGCTTAACGGTCTGTATTGAGCGTGCTACACGACTTGTGAAGTCTCAGCAATCTGCCGGAAAGGAATACGTCTGCATTTTTAAACTTCACAATTCAGTACCTGACCAGTCTCATgttctgaag GCCCTTGAACTACAGACAGGAGCTCTCTTCCAAAGACCACCCTTAATATCTGCTGTGAAAAGACAGTTGCGTGTCCGGACAATATATGAAGTAAAACTCCTAgaatatgataatgaaaaaaatcttg gcaTATTTTGGGTTAGCTGTGAAGCTGGTACTTATGTACGAACCATGTGTGTGCATTTGGGCTTGACCCTTGGTGTTGGGGGCCAAATGGCAGAACTAAGAAGAGTACGAACTGGTATCCAGCATGAAACA GAAAACTTGTATACTATGCATGATGTGTTAGATGCAATGTGGGTGTATGACAATTTCAATGATGAATCATATCTAAGAAGGGTAATACAACCTTTGGAAGCTTTGCTGACTACCCACAAAAGAATAGTAATGAAAGACAGTGCA GTTAATGCAATTTGTTATGGTGCAAAGATTATGCTGCCCGGAGTTCTCAGGTATGAAGATGGTATTGAGCTTAATCAAGAGATCGTTGCCATAACTGTCAAAGGTGAAGCTATTGCACTGG CTATCGCTCTGATGACTACATCCACCATTGCAAGTTGTGATCATGGAATTGTGGCCAAAATTAAGAGAGTTGTCATGGAGAAAGATACATATCCTCGCAAATGGGGTCTTGGACCTACG gcaactctaaaaaagaaaatggtaCAACAAGGACTGCTGGATAAATATGGTAATCCAAATGAAAACACCCCTGCTGATTGGGCCATGAAACAGAAAGA AGTTAAAGTAGAACCTGCATCTCCAATGATTTCACGGATAAAAGAAGAAAACTCTGCCTCTCCACTTCAACAAGAAGTTACAAAAAAG AGAGCAGCAAGTGAATCATCTGATAGCAGTGCAGATGAAGCCGTTCCTGAAGCACCTAAGTcacctgaaaagaaaaaacacaaagaAAAGAGGCACAAGCATTCCTCTGAAGATTCACAA CATtcagagaagaagaagaagaagaaaaagaagaagagttCATCACTTGAAGAATAA